From Sparus aurata chromosome 9, fSpaAur1.1, whole genome shotgun sequence, a single genomic window includes:
- the cxcr4b gene encoding C-X-C chemokine receptor type 4b, whose product MAFDISFDMYDMNGTEHFSEESGDFDIDVEEPCGSALSNNFNKIFLPTVYGIIFVLGIIGNGLVIAVMGYQKKVKTMTDKYRLHLSVADLLFVLTLPFWAVDAASSWYVGNFLCVSVHMIYTLNLYSSVLILAFISLDRYLAVVHATNSQAKRKLLASRVIYLGVWLPAAVLTVPDLVFARVHNTGSSNLNLFTDESTEIADPKTICQRIYPQETSLIWTVVFRFQHILVGFILPGLVILICYCIIIARLSQGSKGQALKKKALKTTVILILCFFSCWLPYCIGIFLDTLMMLNVVPSSCALQQAVEKWISVTEALAYFHCCLNPILYAFLGVKFKKSARSALTVTSRSSQKSSLVAKKRGPISSVSTESESSSVLSS is encoded by the exons ATGGCG TTTGATATTTCCTTCGACATGTATGACATGAACGGCACTGAGCACTTCTCAGAGGAGTCCGGAGACTTCGATATAGACGTGGAGGAGCCATGTGGCAGCGCGCTCAGCAACAACTTCAACAAGATCTTCCTCCCGACCGTTTACGGAATAATATTTGTCCTGGGGATCATTGGCAATGGATTAGTCATCGCTGTCATGGGCTACCAGAAGAAAGTCAAAACCATGACGGACAAGTACCGGCTCCATCTCTCCGTGGCCGACCTCCTGTTCGTCCTCACGCTGCCCTTCTGGGCCGTGGATGCGGCCAGCAGCTGGTACGTCGGaaatttcctctgtgtgtctgtgcacatGATCTACACCCTCAACCTTTACAGCAGCGTGTTGATCCTCGCCTTCATCAGCCTGGACAGGTACTTGGCAGTCGTGCATGCCACCAACAGCCAGGCCAAGAGGAAGCTCCTTGCGAGCAGGGTGATCTATCTGGGCGTGtggctgcctgctgctgtgCTGACCGTGCCGGACTTGGTGTTTGCCAGGGTGCACAACACGGGCTCCTCGAACCTCAACCTCTTCACAGACGAATCCACTGAGATCGCGGACCCCAAGACCATCTGCCAGCGCATCTACCCGCAGGAAACCAGTCTCATATGGACGGTCGTTTTCCGCTTCCAGCACATCCTGGTGGGCTTCATCCTACCCGGTTTGGTGATCCTCATCTGCTACTGCATCATCATCGCCAGGCTGTCGCAGGGCTCCAAGGGCCAGGCGCTGAAGAAGAAAGCTCTGAAGACCACTGTCATCCTCATCCTCTGTTTCTTCTCCTGCTGGCTGCCCTACTGCATCGGCATCTTTCTGGACACCCTCATGATGCTGAACGTGGTCCCGTCCTCTTGCGCGCTGCAGCAGGCGGTGGAAAAGTGGATTTCCGTCACAGAGGCTCTGGCTTATTTCCACTGCTGCCTGAACCCCATCCTCTACGCCTTCCTGGGAGTTAAGTTCAAGAAGTCAGCCAGGAGTGCACTGACAGTCACCAGCAGGTCGAGTCAGAAGTCGTCTCTCGTGGCGAAAAAGCGAGGGCCGATTTCATCCGTGTCGACCGAGTCCGAATCCTCAAGCGTTTTGTCAAGTTAA